A region from the Spiroplasma taiwanense CT-1 genome encodes:
- a CDS encoding GMP reductase — protein sequence MYAFDYDDIQLVPSLCTVNSRSECDTSVKLGKYVFKMPVVPANMASVINEELCEKLAKENYFYVMHRFNVDSLEFTKKMKEKKLIASISVGVKKEDYELIEKLEKEKLIPDFITIDIAHGHSINVKKMIEHIRKFMKYDTFIIAGNVGTPHAVRDLEQWGADATKVGVGPGKVCITKLKTGFGTGGWQLGAIKWCSKAANKPIIADGGLRVNGDIAKSIRFGATICMIGSLFAAHEESPGKNVEVDGVLFKEYYGSASEYNKGEKRYVEGKKELIKVRGKLAETYKEMQEDLQSSISYSGGKTIQDIKKVDYVILKTSNF from the coding sequence ATGTACGCTTTTGATTATGATGATATACAACTTGTTCCAAGTTTATGTACAGTTAATTCACGAAGTGAATGTGATACTAGTGTTAAACTTGGAAAATATGTATTTAAAATGCCTGTTGTACCTGCAAATATGGCATCTGTTATTAATGAAGAATTATGTGAAAAACTCGCAAAAGAAAATTACTTTTATGTAATGCATAGATTTAATGTTGATAGTCTAGAATTTACAAAAAAAATGAAAGAAAAAAAATTAATTGCATCAATTAGTGTTGGTGTTAAAAAAGAGGATTATGAATTAATAGAAAAACTTGAAAAAGAAAAATTAATTCCCGATTTTATTACAATTGATATTGCACATGGCCACTCAATTAATGTTAAAAAAATGATTGAACATATTAGAAAATTTATGAAATATGATACTTTTATAATTGCTGGGAATGTAGGAACACCACATGCAGTAAGAGATTTAGAACAATGAGGAGCAGATGCAACTAAGGTTGGAGTTGGTCCAGGAAAAGTTTGCATAACAAAACTAAAAACAGGTTTTGGAACTGGTGGATGACAATTGGGAGCAATTAAGTGATGTAGTAAAGCAGCAAATAAACCAATAATTGCAGATGGTGGTTTAAGAGTTAATGGAGATATTGCCAAATCAATTAGATTTGGAGCAACTATTTGTATGATAGGAAGCCTTTTTGCAGCTCATGAAGAATCACCAGGTAAAAATGTTGAAGTAGATGGCGTTTTATTTAAAGAATATTATGGTAGTGCAAGTGAATATAATAAAGGCGAAAAGCGATATGTGGAAGGAAAGAAAGAATTAATTAAAGTACGAGGAAAATTAGCAGAAACATATAAAGAAATGCAAGAAGATTTACAATCATCAATTTCATATTCTGGGGGTAAAACTATCCAAGATATTAAAAAAGTAGATTATGTAATTTTAAAAACAAGTAATTTTTAA
- a CDS encoding ROK family protein, whose product MLNSSIDNEQYLNMSSFCGMNALENNYFQKINNKKTGKKIYDLYEIDNEAKKAIDEQIFNLAKLIINTSFVIDPQIFIIGGAVSKNSLFINLLNEKITKLYKMSAIEQKFNVVVCKFYNDSNIIGASVLDM is encoded by the coding sequence ATGCTTAATTCTTCAATTGATAATGAGCAGTATTTAAATATGTCTTCATTTTGTGGAATGAATGCTCTTGAAAATAATTATTTTCAAAAAATAAATAACAAAAAAACTGGTAAGAAAATTTATGATTTGTATGAAATTGATAATGAAGCTAAAAAAGCAATTGACGAACAAATTTTTAATTTGGCAAAACTAATTATAAATACATCTTTTGTTATTGACCCACAAATATTTATAATTGGAGGAGCAGTTTCTAAAAATTCCTTATTTATTAATTTATTAAATGAAAAAATTACAAAATTGTATAAAATGTCAGCTATTGAACAAAAGTTTAATGTAGTTGTTTGTAAGTTTTATAATGACTCAAATATAATTGGAGCAAGTGTTTTGGATATGTAA
- a CDS encoding type IV secretory system conjugative DNA transfer family protein, which translates to MNRLLQFENTFTRNFTEPSFITRTEFDHKTKKILFWGIPVKKAVHTITIGSTGSGKSQRVIIPSAVINARLEFEKKPCMVFSDPKGELQTELSSKLITEGYEVLILNLREPMYSNSWNPLNNAYNLLISSINYVKEHVNEKTFNTKILFNDYVKNSLCKKHKKNNCDTCIKEILTISDNIDNEQTNKNSNLNSVKYPLILTFKPVTIFEIDGFWLVDPNLAKELISGEINKLKNLAYGEINDLAATLLNPGADDKNKQWYDGAQGIFKGVIFAMMEMIEEDIDSIKENQFNIVTVTTHLSNKDNLQKFFKSWSVGRETNQSVIAANKVLTSSPQSIGNFFSIVSTALSLFEGNELRSLLCKNDINLFEFIQEEKPKAIFMVVPDDRTEKHPLASLFISQLYKAGVFCASKNLVKRGKDALDRDVIFYLDEFGNFPPIVNFSTILTVSRGRRMFFNLVVQSFEQLEKKYGNSDAETIKANCLLTVYLRSASSKTHATISEMCGQTTVEVRNSEPSIGKDGRKYYPYHLQKKPLIEPSDIKHIFPEPKPGETIFNKYAIIIYQDSNPSIVELEYAFKMDLTLKENEVTDLPINNAIDFENNYYVNLFKLTIKPKIHDIEQITDDVNLNEVNLEEENHNKFKNRLFKDLSNATEKDIDDLLELKTKERQIRNDLYVLQSRSEDLLSTDEKEQIKKLQKELKLLLKKL; encoded by the coding sequence ATGAATCGATTATTGCAATTTGAAAATACATTTACAAGAAATTTCACTGAACCAAGTTTCATAACAAGAACTGAATTTGATCATAAAACTAAAAAAATATTATTTTGAGGAATACCTGTAAAAAAAGCAGTACATACTATTACGATTGGTTCAACGGGTAGTGGAAAATCCCAAAGAGTAATTATTCCATCAGCAGTTATTAATGCTCGCTTAGAATTCGAGAAAAAACCATGTATGGTATTTTCAGATCCAAAAGGTGAGTTACAAACAGAATTATCTTCAAAACTGATAACAGAAGGATATGAAGTGTTAATTCTAAATTTACGTGAACCAATGTATTCAAATTCTTGAAATCCCTTAAACAATGCTTATAATTTATTAATATCAAGTATTAATTATGTAAAAGAACATGTTAATGAAAAAACATTTAATACTAAAATTCTTTTCAATGATTATGTTAAAAACTCATTATGTAAAAAACATAAGAAAAATAATTGTGATACTTGTATTAAAGAAATATTAACTATCTCAGATAATATTGATAATGAACAAACAAACAAAAATAGTAATTTAAATAGTGTTAAATATCCATTGATATTAACTTTTAAACCAGTTACTATTTTTGAAATTGATGGTTTTTGATTGGTTGATCCAAATTTGGCTAAGGAACTTATATCTGGTGAAATTAACAAACTAAAAAATTTAGCTTATGGTGAAATTAATGATTTAGCCGCGACCTTATTGAATCCTGGAGCTGATGATAAAAATAAGCAATGATATGATGGTGCACAGGGAATATTTAAGGGCGTAATATTTGCAATGATGGAAATGATCGAAGAAGATATTGATTCAATTAAAGAAAATCAATTTAATATTGTAACTGTTACAACACATTTATCGAACAAAGATAATTTACAAAAATTTTTTAAAAGTTGAAGTGTAGGAAGAGAAACAAATCAATCAGTAATTGCTGCAAATAAAGTGCTTACCTCTTCTCCACAATCTATTGGTAATTTCTTTTCTATTGTATCTACTGCTTTATCTTTATTTGAGGGAAATGAATTAAGAAGTTTATTATGTAAAAATGATATTAATTTATTTGAATTTATTCAAGAAGAAAAACCAAAAGCAATATTTATGGTTGTTCCAGATGATCGAACAGAAAAACATCCTTTAGCAAGTTTATTTATTTCACAATTATATAAAGCGGGTGTTTTTTGTGCGAGTAAAAATTTAGTTAAAAGAGGTAAAGATGCATTAGATAGAGATGTAATATTTTATTTAGATGAATTTGGTAATTTTCCTCCAATTGTAAATTTTTCAACTATCTTGACTGTCTCTAGAGGAAGAAGAATGTTCTTCAATTTAGTTGTTCAAAGTTTTGAACAACTAGAAAAAAAGTATGGAAATAGCGATGCAGAAACAATCAAAGCTAACTGTTTATTGACAGTTTATTTAAGATCTGCAAGTTCAAAAACACATGCTACAATCAGCGAAATGTGTGGTCAAACTACAGTAGAAGTCAGAAATAGTGAACCATCTATTGGAAAAGATGGAAGAAAATATTATCCATATCATTTACAAAAAAAGCCTTTAATTGAACCAAGTGACATAAAGCATATATTTCCAGAGCCCAAACCAGGTGAAACAATATTTAATAAATATGCAATAATAATTTACCAAGATTCAAATCCAAGTATTGTAGAACTTGAATATGCTTTTAAAATGGATTTAACTTTAAAAGAAAATGAAGTTACAGATTTACCCATTAATAATGCTATTGATTTTGAAAATAATTATTATGTTAATTTATTTAAATTAACTATAAAACCTAAGATTCATGACATTGAACAAATAACAGATGATGTTAATTTAAATGAAGTTAATTTAGAAGAGGAAAATCATAATAAATTTAAAAATAGATTGTTTAAAGATTTATCAAATGCAACAGAAAAGGACATTGATGATTTACTTGAATTAAAAACTAAAGAACGTCAAATTAGAAATGATTTATATGTACTTCAGTCACGTAGTGAAGATTTATTAAGTACAGATGAAAAAGAACAAATTAAGAAGTTACAAAAAGAATTAAAATTATTGCTCAAAAAATTATAA
- the mobL gene encoding relaxase MobL: MIKDAPGVIFKVLKYNKSTNSNQSKKSRDHYYKNGSYLDYILRPDAIFNLDLTDEEVTKLYNLRNGNNSQKNEYRKILKGINSKFKSTGLYGKNGIMNEDQVKDLRKNMKKLDDNQIIWDTIISFSEKFIKNNSLYTPEKIEKALSKEIPKFLKNNGMNPEKMEWFYTMHTNTDNNHIHLGFYEKEPTDFDWIRDKDKNQVLNKYGKPIGKRIYKRTGVLKSKAEFRAGIDLEIQKEFINSQKFNKDKSHLRTQFKESWFEIDKIDNKISWNECKQIYVDINKSKVELLDKIEMFSYSLKEKLLLNFETFKDIPIKKIGYGSKFLTETDREMIDEITKDFINSDLNLKNTYDSFINENNERADKISKIYAMYEFDELKIEEQPISLTTEDLLKNEKDWNLNDPIDKLKFQRLKFRNQHIKSKNIDGYYQGVLPEFGQKLLRKIINKWKADEWKPKPWLEFNPSGYKRNKKYFSSLLYLPKNLFKLIQKEKQKAIKTANRIEHDI, encoded by the coding sequence ATGATCAAAGATGCACCAGGAGTAATTTTTAAGGTTTTAAAATATAATAAATCAACAAATAGTAATCAATCTAAGAAGTCACGTGATCATTATTATAAAAATGGAAGTTATTTAGATTATATTTTAAGACCTGATGCAATTTTCAATTTGGATTTAACAGACGAAGAAGTAACTAAACTATATAATTTGAGAAATGGTAATAATTCTCAAAAAAATGAATATCGAAAAATATTAAAAGGAATTAATTCAAAATTTAAGTCAACGGGATTATACGGAAAAAACGGAATTATGAATGAAGATCAAGTAAAAGATTTAAGAAAAAACATGAAAAAATTAGATGATAATCAAATCATTTGAGATACTATAATTTCATTTTCAGAAAAATTTATCAAGAACAATAGTTTATACACTCCTGAAAAGATTGAAAAAGCTTTAAGTAAAGAAATTCCAAAATTTTTAAAAAATAATGGAATGAATCCAGAAAAAATGGAATGATTTTATACAATGCATACAAATACTGATAATAATCATATCCATTTAGGTTTTTATGAAAAGGAACCAACAGATTTTGATTGAATACGAGATAAGGATAAAAATCAAGTTTTAAATAAATATGGTAAGCCAATTGGTAAAAGAATTTATAAACGAACTGGAGTATTAAAAAGTAAAGCAGAGTTTAGAGCAGGAATAGATTTAGAAATTCAAAAGGAGTTTATTAATAGTCAAAAATTTAATAAAGATAAATCCCATTTAAGAACACAATTTAAAGAATCATGATTTGAAATAGATAAAATAGATAATAAAATATCGTGAAATGAGTGTAAACAAATTTATGTTGATATAAATAAATCTAAAGTTGAGTTATTAGATAAAATTGAAATGTTTTCATATTCTTTAAAAGAAAAATTACTCTTAAATTTTGAAACTTTTAAAGATATTCCTATAAAAAAAATAGGATATGGAAGTAAATTTTTAACAGAAACTGATAGAGAAATGATAGATGAAATTACAAAAGATTTTATTAATAGTGATTTAAATTTGAAAAATACATACGATTCTTTTATTAATGAGAATAATGAAAGGGCGGATAAAATTTCAAAAATATATGCAATGTATGAATTTGATGAACTCAAAATTGAAGAACAGCCAATATCATTAACAACTGAAGATTTACTAAAAAATGAAAAAGATTGAAATTTAAATGATCCTATTGATAAGTTAAAATTTCAAAGATTAAAATTTAGAAATCAACATATAAAATCAAAAAATATTGATGGATATTATCAAGGTGTACTTCCTGAATTTGGACAAAAGCTATTAAGAAAAATAATTAATAAATGAAAAGCTGATGAATGAAAACCAAAACCGTGACTTGAGTTTAACCCTAGCGGCTATAAACGTAATAAAAAATATTTCAGTAGTTTATTATATTTACCCAAAAATTTGTTCAAATTAATTCAAAAAGAAAAACAAAAAGCAATAAAAACTGCTAATAGAATTGAACATGACATTTAA
- a CDS encoding ROK family protein, giving the protein MPGIINPKTGEVSGISAILEREKINFKFLIASKFNIPVFVENDANCAGIAEMIYGHGKNYQNAAFLIVGTGIGGTIFLNNKIFRGQNFLAGELGVHA; this is encoded by the coding sequence ATTCCTGGAATAATCAATCCAAAAACAGGAGAAGTTTCAGGAATTAGTGCAATACTTGAAAGAGAAAAAATTAACTTTAAATTTTTAATTGCTAGTAAATTTAATATCCCTGTATTTGTTGAAAATGATGCAAACTGTGCTGGAATAGCTGAAATGATCTATGGACATGGTAAAAATTATCAAAATGCGGCATTTTTAATTGTGGGTACAGGAATTGGTGGAACTATTTTTTTGAATAATAAAATTTTTAGAGGTCAAAATTTTCTTGCAGGGGAATTGGGGGTGCATGCTTAA
- a CDS encoding SEC-C metal-binding domain-containing protein, with protein MGIKNNQETKDLLELVDKQALYKEIKNNKLSDSETQKFVEAIFENYFLDNDNINFLVNNGINFFNFEENELCFCLSGIKYSECCFANLSDKIDEQYIPFLKAILNKKDYDKYLSFSNKTFQNAYKDFAKLEKCNYSNCISKAVENRLYNFDFEKNMYVSTNNTNPFNNNYKMGDNFFNKVDNNNFKFFGFCTKHYNEINKIVINKESSDKDILLSNFSIILYKLFIARIQLFCLREEYRNYFNSIKDENIKPLFIYNLKRISNHVSSLVDTYNFIKKNINQELKNYKILKFNLPKTDIFTISDLIYPQICPEDFKLVNSINNIFITENSAFLKMWVNKDSTLITIIFNNDNKILNNFFNQYKKIIHAKSKYEAAFISNCALILADNILFDKIWFDKLENNNKALFSALNKFRFEHPNMGQEYLKMKFFAGFNKGNNFF; from the coding sequence ATGGGCATCAAAAATAATCAAGAAACTAAAGATTTATTAGAACTTGTTGATAAACAAGCACTATATAAGGAAATTAAAAATAATAAATTATCTGATAGTGAAACACAAAAGTTTGTTGAAGCAATTTTTGAAAATTATTTTTTAGATAATGATAATATTAATTTTTTAGTTAATAATGGAATTAATTTTTTTAATTTTGAAGAAAATGAATTATGCTTTTGTCTAAGCGGAATTAAATATAGTGAATGTTGTTTTGCAAATTTATCAGATAAAATCGATGAACAATATATTCCGTTTTTAAAAGCAATTTTAAATAAAAAAGATTATGATAAGTATTTAAGTTTTTCAAATAAGACTTTTCAAAATGCATATAAAGATTTTGCTAAATTAGAAAAATGTAATTATTCAAATTGTATATCAAAAGCTGTAGAAAATAGATTGTATAATTTTGATTTTGAAAAAAATATGTATGTATCAACAAATAATACTAATCCATTTAACAATAATTATAAAATGGGGGATAATTTTTTTAATAAAGTAGATAATAATAATTTTAAATTTTTTGGTTTTTGTACTAAACATTATAATGAAATTAATAAAATTGTTATTAATAAAGAGAGCTCTGATAAAGATATTTTATTATCAAATTTTTCAATAATTTTATATAAATTATTTATAGCTAGAATTCAACTTTTTTGCTTAAGAGAAGAATATAGAAATTATTTTAATAGTATTAAAGATGAAAATATTAAACCATTATTTATTTATAATTTGAAAAGAATTTCGAATCATGTTTCTTCACTTGTGGATACTTATAATTTTATTAAAAAAAATATAAATCAAGAATTAAAAAATTATAAAATTCTTAAATTTAATTTACCGAAAACAGATATTTTTACTATTTCTGATTTGATTTATCCTCAAATTTGTCCTGAAGATTTTAAATTAGTAAATTCAATTAATAATATATTTATTACTGAAAATAGTGCATTCTTAAAAATGTGAGTGAATAAAGATAGTACACTTATTACAATTATTTTTAATAATGATAATAAAATTTTGAATAATTTTTTTAATCAATATAAAAAAATTATTCATGCAAAATCAAAATATGAGGCTGCATTCATTTCAAATTGTGCATTAATTTTAGCCGATAATATTTTATTTGATAAAATTTGATTTGATAAATTAGAAAATAATAATAAAGCATTATTTTCAGCTCTTAATAAATTTAGGTTTGAGCACCCAAATATGGGTCAAGAATATTTAAAAATGAAATTTTTTGCAGGTTTTAATAAGGGAAATAACTTTTTTTAA
- a CDS encoding AAA family ATPase has translation MKIKFWIQDFRSIVELTEIEFDFNKPSHIFGLNNSGKSNLFSAISWFFGKLGNKENIYTFLTEDGILKFEGDYLKYKLNHLPTVRAKLPMNGFKIKGKFERVNNIIKDYELNISFKNGFSFEATKKETKGYIDIFYNNFENYETDISKLFNEGYKKFESFWPQNFFTEVISNETSTFIPNLNNSNWIEKLKNYKKEKLVKEIKEKMINLYDLLYELYNVLKNDRKGFIDIEWTCDYISNLETENKVLSKFYLDDFFNGTLDENSKTLKRILKSLNDDNNIEELLEKYYKTNVETVKDQTLKTGYKSSFVKLFNKSYSKIFSNMAMSKVPICDIDQNTLTILINEIENNGDEIIYGTPEPEEQSSGYKAIIWFLIMFISSIKSSDFNLILLDEPDKNLHYKLQKKLSHYMQTVSQDKNDWKTFIGIISHSPFMLLNFDHEIIYVTDVKKDGSTTLTKPNGNFDNILEESLTPIVTGSIYREWLNHYLKEYNNPELFYLILESDLYSKNIQDIETNIKKQYNELGINIKVVEKNYILNPLEIIAVKVEDSLQLHNILTTSFKGNTSKKILISTKFIEDILDIK, from the coding sequence GTGAAAATTAAATTTTGGATTCAAGATTTTAGATCTATAGTTGAGTTAACAGAAATAGAATTTGATTTTAATAAACCTTCACATATTTTTGGATTAAATAACTCAGGAAAAAGTAATTTATTTAGTGCAATATCTTGATTTTTTGGAAAATTAGGTAATAAAGAAAATATATATACTTTTTTAACTGAAGATGGGATATTAAAATTTGAGGGGGATTATCTAAAATATAAACTTAATCATCTTCCAACTGTAAGGGCAAAATTACCAATGAATGGTTTTAAAATAAAAGGAAAATTTGAAAGAGTTAATAATATAATTAAAGATTATGAACTTAATATTTCTTTTAAAAATGGTTTTTCTTTTGAAGCGACAAAAAAAGAAACAAAAGGTTATATTGATATTTTTTATAATAATTTCGAAAATTACGAAACAGATATTTCAAAATTATTTAATGAAGGTTATAAGAAATTTGAATCATTTTGACCTCAAAATTTTTTTACTGAAGTAATAAGTAATGAAACATCTACTTTTATTCCTAATTTGAATAACTCAAATTGAATAGAAAAATTGAAAAATTACAAAAAGGAAAAATTAGTTAAGGAAATTAAAGAAAAAATGATAAATCTATATGATTTATTATATGAATTATATAATGTTTTAAAAAATGATCGAAAAGGGTTTATTGATATTGAATGAACATGCGACTACATTTCAAATTTAGAGACCGAGAATAAAGTGCTATCTAAGTTTTATTTAGATGATTTTTTCAATGGTACTCTTGATGAAAATTCTAAAACTTTAAAAAGAATTTTAAAATCATTAAATGACGATAATAATATAGAAGAATTACTAGAAAAATATTATAAAACTAATGTTGAAACAGTCAAAGATCAGACATTAAAAACTGGTTATAAATCAAGTTTTGTAAAATTATTTAATAAAAGTTATTCAAAAATATTTAGTAATATGGCAATGTCAAAAGTACCAATTTGTGATATAGATCAAAATACATTAACTATATTAATAAATGAAATTGAAAATAATGGGGATGAGATAATATATGGAACTCCTGAGCCTGAAGAACAAAGCTCTGGTTATAAGGCTATTATTTGATTTTTAATAATGTTTATTTCTTCAATTAAAAGTTCAGATTTTAATCTTATTTTGTTAGATGAACCAGATAAGAATTTACATTATAAACTCCAAAAAAAATTATCTCATTATATGCAAACAGTTTCACAGGATAAAAATGATTGGAAAACATTTATAGGTATAATTTCTCATTCGCCTTTTATGTTATTAAATTTTGATCATGAAATTATTTATGTAACAGACGTTAAAAAAGATGGTTCAACAACATTAACTAAACCTAACGGTAATTTTGATAATATTTTAGAAGAATCATTAACTCCAATTGTTACAGGGTCTATATATAGAGAGTGATTAAACCACTATCTAAAAGAGTACAATAATCCTGAATTATTTTATTTAATTTTAGAAAGTGATTTATATAGTAAAAATATTCAAGACATTGAAACAAATATTAAGAAACAATATAATGAATTGGGAATTAATATTAAAGTTGTTGAAAAAAATTATATATTAAATCCTTTAGAAATTATTGCAGTTAAAGTTGAGGATTCACTACAATTACATAATATTTTAACTACATCGTTTAAAGGAAATACTTCTAAAAAAATCTTAATTTCAACCAAGTTTATTGAAGATATACTAGATATAAAATAA
- a CDS encoding glycoside hydrolase family 1 protein, with protein MNFYRNYFSELKKAKVRLVVNLFHFDIPIEFLKQKGFENKQIIEKYVEYAKVCFDNFNDLVDDWATFNEPMANVDSQYLNGHHYPKEKNLYKSVQVFYNMMVAHAKVVNLFNKNYKKLNQKITIIISLNPAQVRDKNNPLDVLAANKCDLLVNFSQLDPVLNGKFDSQLISILKEENLLPIYNQNELNEIANAKIDYISLNYYQPIRVKEIKKNSNHIMSKFFDFYDWPEKRINPSRGWEIYPKAIYDIAIIIKNKYNNVAWIISENGIGVQNEDQFRDKNNEINDQYRIDFISEHLEGLQKAISEGANCFGYSLWTFIDCWSWSNAYKNRYGLIEYNLENDKFINKKSSYEFKKLIESK; from the coding sequence ATTAATTTTTATAGAAATTACTTTTCAGAACTAAAAAAAGCAAAAGTTAGATTAGTTGTAAATTTATTTCATTTTGATATTCCAATCGAATTTTTGAAACAAAAGGGTTTTGAAAATAAACAAATTATTGAAAAATATGTTGAATATGCTAAAGTTTGTTTTGATAATTTTAATGATCTAGTAGATGATTGAGCAACTTTTAATGAACCAATGGCAAATGTTGATTCACAATATTTAAATGGACATCATTATCCAAAAGAAAAAAATTTATATAAATCAGTTCAAGTATTTTACAATATGATGGTTGCTCATGCAAAAGTTGTTAATTTATTTAATAAAAATTATAAAAAACTAAATCAAAAAATAACAATAATTATTTCATTAAATCCAGCACAAGTAAGAGACAAAAATAATCCATTAGATGTTCTAGCTGCAAATAAATGTGATTTACTTGTAAATTTTTCTCAATTAGATCCTGTTTTAAATGGAAAATTTGATTCTCAATTAATTTCAATATTAAAGGAAGAAAATTTATTACCAATTTATAATCAAAATGAATTAAATGAGATTGCTAATGCAAAAATAGATTATATATCTTTAAATTATTACCAACCAATAAGAGTAAAGGAAATTAAAAAAAATTCAAATCACATTATGTCAAAATTTTTTGACTTTTATGATTGACCAGAAAAAAGAATTAATCCATCAAGGGGTTGAGAAATTTATCCAAAAGCAATTTATGATATTGCGATTATTATAAAAAATAAATATAACAATGTTGCTTGAATTATTTCAGAAAACGGAATAGGTGTTCAAAATGAAGATCAATTTAGAGACAAAAATAATGAAATAAATGATCAATATAGAATTGATTTTATTTCAGAACATCTTGAAGGATTACAAAAAGCAATTTCTGAGGGTGCAAATTGTTTTGGTTATTCACTTTGAACTTTTATTGATTGTTGAAGTTGAAGTAATGCATATAAAAATAGATATGGTTTAATTGAATACAATTTAGAGAATGATAAATTTATAAATAAAAAATCAAGTTATGAATTTAAAAAATTAATAGAAAGTAAGTAA
- a CDS encoding P-loop NTPase family protein: MNLNINFENTVKSIENSLNNKEVNSILLNGPTKSGKTSVLNQLKLKTDSEGWNTIYFNISEFDQSKDYLEYFLARLLSYFKDIIGKKAISLFLKQRDIKGIIKKKIKTNNRASEFRFQFKQKFKKDEVDKKKLNNIQTLIELNKTLAISQFKWIIIFDEIDNSEIYNIKQFYDTLTIVQTYLKSFKIIISANLSKIENEYEKAKSINTSFDAKMDLEFALDNAKHENIQVNLFIKQQKVTNLFLINSIDTSLIEFEKWINKYYNFNYNEKDKRYYYDEIYFLAWFLFYLKNENNLLFNILKNNFNLYMQIINEIDVSLILENDEKIANLRYIELLLKNKEFKFQTKLKYLEIINLIKDPFNLKIPIFLTTAIKNDFLNIINELSSLILFKSTLLYSQNLIENYDSLTFQISVEDFEPELKSFIKYLNPRSIEQLKNSKVKSSFDKNLNTIIEKIFSLIN; this comes from the coding sequence ATGAATTTAAATATAAATTTTGAAAATACTGTTAAAAGTATTGAAAATTCACTAAATAATAAAGAAGTGAATTCAATTTTATTAAATGGGCCAACAAAATCTGGAAAAACATCAGTGTTAAATCAATTAAAATTAAAAACTGATTCAGAAGGGTGAAATACAATTTATTTTAATATTTCAGAGTTTGATCAATCAAAAGATTATTTGGAATATTTTTTAGCTAGACTTTTATCATATTTTAAGGATATTATTGGAAAAAAGGCAATTTCACTTTTTTTAAAACAAAGAGATATAAAAGGAATTATTAAGAAAAAGATTAAAACTAATAATAGAGCTTCAGAATTTAGATTTCAATTTAAGCAAAAATTTAAGAAAGATGAAGTAGATAAGAAAAAACTTAATAATATTCAAACTCTTATAGAATTAAATAAAACACTAGCAATTTCCCAATTTAAATGAATTATTATTTTTGATGAAATTGACAATTCAGAAATTTACAATATTAAACAATTTTATGATACTTTAACAATTGTACAAACATATTTAAAATCCTTTAAAATAATTATTTCCGCAAACTTATCTAAAATTGAAAATGAATATGAAAAAGCAAAAAGTATTAATACTTCATTTGATGCAAAAATGGATTTAGAATTTGCACTAGATAATGCTAAACATGAAAATATTCAAGTGAATTTGTTTATTAAGCAACAAAAGGTAACAAATTTATTTTTAATAAATTCAATTGATACTTCATTAATTGAATTTGAAAAATGGATTAATAAATACTACAATTTCAATTATAATGAAAAAGATAAGAGATATTATTATGATGAAATTTACTTCTTGGCTTGATTTTTATTTTATTTAAAGAATGAGAATAATTTATTATTTAATATTCTTAAAAATAATTTTAATTTATATATGCAAATTATAAATGAAATTGATGTAAGTTTAATTTTGGAAAATGATGAAAAAATTGCAAATTTAAGATATATTGAGTTATTGTTAAAAAATAAAGAATTTAAATTTCAAACAAAATTAAAATATTTAGAAATTATAAATTTAATAAAAGATCCTTTTAATTTAAAAATACCTATTTTTCTTACAACAGCTATAAAAAATGACTTTTTAAACATTATTAATGAATTATCATCACTAATACTTTTTAAATCTACATTACTATATTCTCAAAATTTAATTGAAAATTATGATTCATTAACTTTTCAAATTTCTGTTGAAGATTTTGAACCTGAATTAAAAAGCTTTATTAAGTATTTAAATCCAAGAAGTATAGAGCAATTAAAAAATTCAAAAGTTAAATCTTCATTTGATAAGAATTTAAATACTATTATTGAAAAAATTTTTTCATTAATTAATTAA